The Chitinivorax sp. PXF-14 DNA window CGCGACACCATCCTGGCCGAATGGACCAAGCGCTACGACGCCAAGTCCGAGCCCAGGAAATAAGCGCCCGCCGGGCCTGGCGCCCGGCCCCTGTTTCAATGGCGGGCGCCTGCGCCCGCCCATCGCGTTTGCACCATGAACCCTAACGTTATCGAATCGCTCGACGCGCTCTCTGCGCTATACCTGGGCCAGGGCCAGTCGCGCTACGGCGGCGAGGCCGTCAGCCAGCTTGCGCATGCGCTGCAGTCGGCCCACGCGGCCGAGGCGAGCGGCGCCGCGCCGTCGCTGATCGTCGCCGCGCTGCTGCACGATGTCGGCCACCTCGTCGCCGGCCAGGGCAATCACGATGTCGCCAACGGCATCGACGATCACCATGAAGCCGTCGGCGTCAACGCCCTGCGCGCGCTGTTCGGCGACGAGGTGCTGCAGCCGATCGCGCTGCACGTGGCGGCCAAGCGCTACCTGTGTGCACTGCACCCTGATTACCTGGCGCTGCTGTCTGACGCCTCGCGCCAGTCGCTCGCCCTGCAGGGTGGGCCGATGACGGCGGACGAGGCTGCTCGCTTCAGTCTGCGGCCATATGCCGCCGAGGCCATCGGCCTGCGCCATTGCGATGACGCGGCCAAGGCGGTCGATGCGATCACGCCCCCCTTCGAACACTACCTGGCCATGGCGGCAACGCTGCTGAAACCTGCCCAATGAAAAACGATCTCGCCTTCCTGCTCTCCAAACCCCAGGCCGCGCCCGGCGCCGGGCACGATGCCGGCTACCTGCGCATCAGCGGCCTGCACAAGCGCTTCGGCCAGCACACGGTGCTGAAGGGACTCGACCTCGGCATCGGCAAGGGCGAATTCGTCTGCCTGCTCGGGCCCTCCGGCTGCGGCAAGACGACGCTGCTGCGGCAGATTGCCGGGCTCGATCAGCCCGATGCCGGCGCCATCGTCATGCAGGGCCGCGACATCACCCGGCTGCCGCCGAGCCAGCGCGACTATGGCATCGTGTTCCAGTCCTACGCGCTGTTTCCCAATCTCACCGCGGCCGAGAACATTGCCTACGGCCTGCGCGGCCGCCGCGAGGACCGTGCCCGGCGGGTGCGCGAGCTGCTCGCGCTGATCGACCTGGAAAGCATCGAACAGCGCTACCCGGCCCAACTGTCGGGCGGGCAGCAACAGCGCGTCGCACTGGCGCGGGCGCTGGCGACCTCGCCCAGCCTGCTGCTGCTCGACGAGCCGCTGTCGGCGCTCGATGCCCGGGTACGCGAGCATCTGCGCGGCGAGATCAAGTCGCTCCAGGAAAAACTCGGCATCACCACGATCATGGTCACGCATGACCAGGAAGAGGCTCTGCTGATGGCCGATCGCGTGGTGGTGATGAATGGCGGCGCGATCGAGCAGGTCGGCAGCCCGCTCGATGTCTATCGCGAGCCTGCCAGCCGCTTCGTGGCCGATTTCGTGGGCCAGGCCAACTGGCTGGCGGCCACAGTGAGCGGGCCGGGCCGCGTCAGCTTCGGCCACGAGGACATCATGGTCGCCACATTGCCGCAGCTAGCCTCGGGTTCAAAGGTCGAGCTGTTCCTGCGCCCCGAGGACGTGACGCTGCACGCCCACTGGCCGGCCACGCCCGACGCGGTGCTGGCCGACATCGTCAAGCTCGAACTGCTTGGGCCGATCTACCGCGTCCACCTCGCGGTGCCGGCCTGGGGCTCGCAGACGGTGCGCGCCGACATCACGCACGCCCAGTTGCACGGCCTCGCGTTGACGACCGAGCGGCGGGTCCCCGTGTCGCTCGATGTCGATCGGCTCAAGGTCTTTCTGCCGCAGGGGGCAGCATGTTGACCGCCCTGCACTGGCCCGCGCGCCCCCTGGCCTCGTCCAGCGAGCGCGCCGCCGGTTGCCTGGCCTGGCTGCTGCTGCTGGCCATGGTGGTGTTCATCGCGCTGCCGCTGGCCGCCATACTCGGCAAGGCGCTGACCGGCGAGCACGGCGAATTCGCGGGCGCAGGCCCGATCCTCGCGACGCTGGCGCAGCCCGGCCTCGAGCGTGTGATCTGGAACAGCCTCAAGGTGGCGCTGACGACGACCGCGCTGGTCGTGCCGCTGGCTTACCTGTTCGCCGCCGCCGTCACCCGCACCACGATGCCGCTCAAGCCGCTGTTCCGCGTCACGGCCCTGCTGCCGCTGCTGGCGCCGTCGCTGCTGCCGGGCATCTCGCTGGTCTACCTGTTCGGCAACCAGGGCATGCTCAAGACGTGGTTCCCCGATGGCGGCATCTACGGCTTCACCGGCATCGTCATGGGCGAGGCGTTCTACACCTTTCCCTACGCGGTGATGATCCTGCTGACCGCGCTGGCGGTCGGCGATGCACGGCTCTACGAAGCGGCCACCACGCTGGGCGCCGGCCGCATCCGCCAGTTCCTCACCGTCACCCTGCCCGCGACCCGCTATGGGCTGGTGTCGGCAGCGCTGGTGGTGTTCACGCTGGTCGTCACCGATTTCGGCGTGCCCAAGGTGATCGGCGGGCAGTACCCGGTGCTGGCGGTCGAGGCCTACAAGCAGGTGATCGGCCAGCAGAATTTCCCGCGGGGCGCGGTGATCGGGCTGATGCTGCTGGTGCCGGCGATCCTGTCCTTCCTGGTCGACCGCCATCTGCACCAGCGGCAGACGGCGCTCGTCACCGCCAAGGCGCAGCCCTTGCGGCCCGCCGGCGGCTGGCTGATCCGCCTGCTGGCGACGGCCTGCTGCAGCGTGCTGGCGCTGTGGCTGGTGGCGATGCTGGGGACCGCCATCGCCGCCGGGTTCATGAAGCTGTGGCCTTACAACCTGGCGCCGACACTGGCCCATTTCGACTTCGACGATGTCGATGGCGGCGGCTGGCTGGCGTTCTACAACAGCCTGAAGATGGCGCTCGGCACCGCCGTGGCGGGCAGCGTGCTGGTCTTCCTCGGCGCCTGGTGCAGCGAGAAGCTGCGCGTGGCCGGCACGGCCCGCCGCACGCTGCACGCGCTGGCGATGCTGCCGATGGCAGTGCCGGGGCTGGTGTTGGGCCTGGGCTACATCTTCTTCTTCAACCCGGCCAACAACCCGCTCCATGGCCTGTACGGCACCATGGCCATCCTGGTGTGCTGCTCGGTTGCGCATTTCTACACGACCGCCCACCTGACCGCCGTGACCGCGCTGAAGCAGCTCGACCCGGAATTCGAATCGGTCGCCGCGTCGCTGAAAGTGCCGGTGTGGCTGACGCTGTGGCGCGTCACGCTCCCGGCCTGCCTGCCGGCCATGCTGGAGATCGCGCGCTTCTTCTTCGTCTCGGCGATGACCACGGTCTCCGCCGTGATCTTTCTGTACACGCCCGACACCGCGCTGGCATCGGTCGCGGTGATGAATATGGACGACGCCGGCGACACCGCCGCGGCGGCTGCGATGGCGACGCTGATCGTTGTCTGTTCCGGCGCCGTCTGCCTGCTGCTGGCACTGGTGTCGCGCGGCATCCTGCCGCGCAGCCAGCGCTGGCGCAGCACCGAACGGCACTGAACGGCAATGGCCGGACAGGCAAACCCAACCGGGCCGCGTGCCCGGTTTTATTGAACACAAAAAGTCATCTAGATGTCAGGAGTCATCATGCGAGACCCGATTCTGCTTACACCCGGCCCCCTCACCACCACGCTGCGTACCAAGACCGCCATGCTGATCGACTGGGGCTCGTGGGACCGCTCGTTCAACGAGCTGACCGCCAGCGTCTGCGCCGACCTGCTGGCCATCGTCAATGGTGCCGCGAGCCATGTTTGCGTGCCCTTGCAGGGCTCGGGCACGTTTGCCGTCGAGGCCGCGATCGGCAACCTGGTGCCGCGCCACGGCAAGCTGCTGGTGATGGTCAACGGCGCCTACGGCAAGCGCATGGCGCAAGCGGCGGAAATCATCGGCCGCCAGGTCGTCACCTACGAAACCGCCGACGACACGCCGCCCGATCCGCGAGAACTCGCCCGCAGGCTGGCCGCCGACCCGGCCATCAGCCATGTCGGCCTGATCCACTGCGAGACCAGCACCGGCATCCTGAACCCGCTCGACCAGATTTCCGGTGTCGTCGCCGCAGCCGGGCGCGCGCTGATCGTCGATGCAATGTCCTCGTTCGGCGCGCTGCCCATCGATGTCGGCAGCCAGCCGATTGCCGCGCTGATCGCCTCCAGCAACAAGTGTCTCGAAGGCGTGCCGGGCATGGGCTTCGTCATCGCGCGCCAGGATGCCCTGCAGGCCAGCCGCGGCAACAGCCATTCGCTGGCAATGGACCTGCTCGACCAGTACGAGTACATGCAGAAATCCGGCCAGTGGCGCTACACCCCGCCCACCCATGTCGTCGCGGCCCTGCGCGCGGCGCTCGACCAGTACCGCGAAGAAGGCGGCCAGCCGGCGCGGCTGGCACGTTATGCGCACAACTGCGAGCGGCTGGTATCCGGCATGCGGCGCTACGGCTTCCGCCTGTTCCTCGATGCGGGCCTGCAGGCGCCGATCATCGTGACCTTCCACGCGCCGGCTCACCCCGACTACCAGTTCAAGCGCTTCTACGAAGCCGTGCGCGAGAAAGGCTTCGTGCTCTACCCCGGCAAGCTGACGCAGCTCGACACCTTCCGCGTCGGCTGCATCGGCGCCATTGACCACGCGGAAATCGACCAGGCTGTTTCCGCCATCGCCCAATCGCTGGTCGATCTCGGCTGGCACACCGAAAACGAGGAATGACCATGTCCAACACCTACCAACATCTCGAAGCCGTGATTTTCGACTGGGCCGGCACCATCGTCGATTTCGGCTCGTTCGCGCCGACACAGGTGCTGCTCGACGTATTCGGCAGCGTCGGTGTGCCGATCAGGCTCGAAGAAGCGCGGGTGCCGATGGGCCTCGCCAAGTGGGACCACATCCAGGCGCTGGGCCGCCTGCCCGGCGTCGCCGCGCGCTGGCGCGACAAATTCGGCGACGCGATGCGCGACGCCGACGTGGACCGGCTCTACCGGCAGTTCATGCCGCTGCAGGTGGCGCGCGTCGGCGCCTATTCGCAACTGATCCCGGGCGCGCTCGATGCCGTGGCAACGCTGCGCGGACGTGGCCTGAAGATCGGCTCCTGCTCGGGCTACCCGCGTGTGGTCATGGATGCCTTGCTGCCGCTGGCCGCCGCCGCGGGCTACACACCCGACCACACGGTCGCGACCGACGACCTCAGTCCCGGCGGCCGGCCCGGCCCGTGGATGGCGCTGGCCAACGTGATCGAGCTCGGCGTGCGCGACGTGCGCCATTGCGTGAAGGTGGACGACACCGTGCCGGGTATCGAAGAAGGCCTGCGCGCCGGCATGTGGACCGTGGGCCTGGCCGCCAGCGGCAACGCGGTCGGCCTGAGCGCGGCGCAGTGGCAAGCGCTCGACGACACGGCGCGCGAGCAGCACCGCGCCCCGGCCGTGGCCGAGTTGCAGGCGGCGGGCGCGCACTATGTGATCGATACCGTCGGCGAGCTGCCGGCCATCCTCGATCTGATCGAAGCCCGGCTGCAACGCGGCGAACAACCCTAGGCCAGCGACATGAGCGACACCTTCCGCCCCTTCTGGCTCGCCCAGGCGCTCGCGCTCGACGACGCACCGCCGGCCCCGCCGGCAACCGGCCCGCTCGATGTCGACGTGTGCATCGTCGGCGGCGGCTACACCGGGCTGTGGACCGCCATCCAGGCCAAACAGGCGCGGCCGGACTGGCGTATCGCCGTGATCGAGCGCGACATCTGCGGGGCCGGCGCCTCCGGCCGCAACGGCGGCTGCATGCTGACCTGGTCGACCAAGTTCCTGTCGCTCCTGGCGCTGTTCGGCGAGAGCGAGGCCGTCAGGCTGGTGCGGGCATCCGAACAGGCGGTCGGCGACATGGCCGACTTTTGCCAGCGCCATGGCATCGACGCGGAGATCCGCCTCGGCGGCGCCGTTTACGCCGCCAGCAACGCTGCCCAGACCGGCGCGCTCGACCGGGTGTTTTCAGCGCTGTCGCAGCATGGCATCAATCGCTGGCGCGCCCTGACATCGGCCGAATGCCTGCGCCAGAGCGGCTCGGCGCGGCTCTCTGGCGGCGCGGCGAGCGATGCCGCCGGCACGCTGCAGCCGGCCCGGCTTGTGCGCGGGCTGCGCCGGGTGGCGCAGCAGCTCGGCATCGGGATTTACGAACACACGCCGATGCTGACGCTGCAAGCGGGCCAGCCCAGCCTCGTCACCACGCCACAGGCCCGCATCGAGGCCAGGCAGGTCGTGCTGGCCATCAATGCGAGCATGGCCACCGCCTTTCCGCAGTTCGCGCGCAGCATCGTGCTGGTGTCGTCCGACATGGTCGTCACCGCCCCGCAGCCAGCCGTGATCGAGGCGCTGGGCCTGGGCCGCGGGCAGGCGGTATGCGACCTGCGCACCTTCGTCCATTACTGGCGCAGCACGCCGGACGGCAGGCTGATGCTCGGCAAGGGCGGCAACGACATCCCCTTCGGCAACCGCCTGCGCCCGGGTTTCGACCAGCCTAGCCGCCACAGGGGGCAACTGGCGCGCGCGCTGCGGCACTTCTTCCCAGCCCTGTCCGATACGCCGATCGATGCGAGCTGGAATGGCGCGTCGGACCGCTCCGCCACCGGCTTCCCGTTCTTTGGCCGGCTTACGGGCCCGGGGCAGGTGCATTACGGCTTTGGCTATTCAGGCAACGGCGTGGTGCAGAGCTACCTCGGCGGCCAGATACTGAGCTCGCTGCTGCTCGGACGGGACGATGCCTGGACGCGCTCCGGGCTGGCCCGCGGGCCGCTCGCCCTGTTCCCGCCCGAGCCGCTGCGCTGGTGCGGCGCGACGCTGGTGCGCAACGCCATCCGGCGCAAGGAGATCGCCGAGGATGAAGGCCGCCCACCCGCCCGGCTCGACCGCTACCTGTCGCGCTATGCGAGCATGGCGGCCAAGGCTGATTAGCTGGGCCGTAGGCCATGCGGCCATGGGTCGCTTGCGCAAGCAGCCCATGGCCGCGCGGCGGTCAAACCTTTTTCAGGAATTCCGATTTCAGCTGCATAGCGCCCACGCCGTCGATCTTGCAATCGATATTGTGGTCGCCTTCGACGATGCGGATGCTCTTTACCTTGGTGCCAACCTTGATGACGAGCGACGAGCCCTTTACCTTCAGGTCCTTGATCACCGTCACGCTGTCGCCATCCTGGAGCGGCGTGCCGTTGGCGTCGAGCACCACCTTGGCCGTCTCCGTGGCTTCGGGCTCGGCCTGCTTGCCCCATTCGTGGGCGCATTCCGGGCAGATGTACAGGCTGCCGTCTTCATAGGTGTATTCGGAGCCACACTGGGGGCACGGGGGGAGACCGCTCATGGATTGCCTTCTTCTGTTGCTGGTTGTAACGATGGCGCGCGAATGCCGCACGCCCTTTCCTGCCGCTTGTATCCTGGTCGGGCCACGTTGGCCCGGCCGCACTGCCTGCGCCGGCAAGCCGGGCCAGATGCGGGATCCGGCCCTCATGCTGCCTAGCGGGCCGGCCATGCCAGGTCGCAGCAAGCACATCCAATTATAATATGATTAACATATCGGTATCGAGCGCACAGCGCCGATCTGGCACGGTGCCGTCAATCAAGCCACCGTTTCAGCCTTGAAGCGGCCTGTCATCGAGCGGCAGCGGCTCGCACGGCGTCACACATAGCCGAGCCCGATCCCGTGCAGCACGGCGCGGACGCGTTCGCGCATGCTGAGCTTGGAGAGGACGCTGGGGCCGTGTTCTCGATCGTGCCTTCGCTCGGGCCCAGCGCCTCGGCAATCTCCCGATTGTTGAAGCCACCCGCCACCATGCGCAGGATCTCGATTTCCCGGTTGGTCAGCGGGTCGGGCAGCGTCAGACTCGGGAAACGCGTTTCCGCATGCCGCAGCTCCTGCACGGCGCGCTCCGTGATGGCGGTGCGGAATAGCGTCTGGCCAGCGGCAACGCTGCGAATGCCATCGGCCAGGTGTTCGAGCGAGATGTCCTTGAGCAGGAAGCCCTTGGCGCCATGGCGGATGCCGTCGAGCCATGCATCGGCGGCGGCAGCCGGCCCATGTCATGCCGCGCCCGTAGCACCTCGATGCCTGAGCTCCGCGGCATCCGAATATCGAGCAGCACGACACCGGCCTGCACCTCAGCGATCGTGGCCAGCGCCTGTTCGCCGTCGGTGGCCCCGGCGACGACGCGGATGTCGTCGGTCAGGTTAAGCAGGCAGCGGATGCCGCTGCGAATCAGGGTCTGATCATCGATCAGCACGATCGCTAATCATGCCTATCCCTTCTGGCCGGGTAAGCGGATGTCGATGCTGCGAGAGTCCGGGGCCGCGGCGACACGTATCTCGTCGCCCAATTCACCAGTTCGTCACTGTTGCCGGGTAGCACCGCGCGGGGTACTGCTCAGGCCCCGCCGGCCTGCTCGCCACCGCCATAGCTCACGCCGTGCCGCGCGAGATAGTCACGGATCAGCTGGCGCACCACTTGCGACGGCGTCAGGTCCTGGGCCAGGCAAAGCTGCTCGAATGCCCGCTTCTTTTCCGGATCGATCAGGACGGTCAAACGCGCGGTCTTGCTTTCCATGAGGTATCTCGAATCTTGAAAACAGCCCGCATGATAATTAAATCGTCCTGCATCCGCAGCTGTTTGTGCCTGGCTGACAGATCGTGCCCGATTGCCTAAATTGAAGGCTGGAGCACACAGCATGAGGAGCCAAGCAATGGCAGTCTATCAACAGAGCTACCCGAACTCTTGCGGGGCGTCGTGCCTGCTGTGCGCGGCATTCGAGCTCGGGGTGCCCACCATTCCTCAGAATCCGGCCTACCTGCTGCTGGCGGCGGCAGCAACGCCGCTCGCGCTGACCCAGGCCTGCGAGACCCAGCTCTATCAGGTGACCAGCAACAACCCGGGCAATATCAACCCGGCCGGCTGGGGCTACAGCATGCCGTCTGACATCGTGGCCTGTGCGAGATTCCTGGGCCTCAAGGCATGGGCGGTGGCCTACGGCACCTGGAGCGTCACCGGGCTGAAGATCGGCTACAGCGACGAACTGGCCGCGTTGCGCGCCATGAATGCGCTGCACGAGCCCGGTGGCAGCAAATCGTTTTACAAGCCGCTCGGCCATCAGCGGGAACTCAAGATCCTGCTTGGTAGAGGCCGCCACAATTTCGGCGGCCTGCACTATGTGATGGTGCGCCCCGACGGCACGGTGATGGAGCCCGGGGCCGGCGCGAATTACCCGGATGTCGCCCAGGCAAAAACCGCAGTCAGCATGCATGGAACGGGTCTCTCCGTCTTCGTGCAGGCCTGAGCTCGAGCCACTGCGCCCATGGCCGCTGCGCGGGCGATCTGTCGCTGCTGGCGCGACGGGCATCAAGGCCTTCCAGCCGGCCTGCCGATTCCGGCGTGATGGCGCCAAACTCATGTAAAATGGCGGGTTTTACGCATCCAGTAGCTCGCATGTCGACAGATATCATTGCGCGGGAAGTTGCCCGACGCCGCACCTTCGCCATCATCTCCCACCCCGATGCCGGTAAGACGACGCTGACCGAGAAGCTGTTGCTGTTCTCGGGCGCGATCCAGCTGGCGGGCACGGTCAAAGGCAAGAAGACCGGCAAGTTCGCCACCTCGGACTGGATGGAAATCGAAAAGCAGCGCGGTATTTCCGTCGCGAGTTCGGTGATGCAGTTCGACTACCGCGAGCACGTGATCAACCTGCTCGACACCCCGGGTCACCAGGATTTCTCGGAAGATACCTACCGCGTGCTGACTGCGGTCGATTCGGCGCTGATGGTGATCGACGCGGCCAAGGGCGTGGAGGAGCAGACCATCAAGCTGCTCAATGTATGCCGCCTGCGCAATACGCCCATCGTCACCTTCATGAACAAGTATGACCGCGAGGTGCGCGATTCGCTCGAACTGCTCGACGAGGTCGAGAGCATCCTCAAGATCCAGTGCGCGCCGATCACCTGGCCGATCGGCATGGGCAAGACCTTCCGCGGCGTGTATCACCTGCTCAACGACACGATCATGTTGTTCGAGCCGGGCAAGGACAACGCCAGCCAGCAGGTCAGCGAAGTCATCAAGGGCATCGACAACCCGCGCCTCGACGAGCTGTTCCCACTCGAGATGGAACACCTGCGCATGGAGATCGAGCTGGTCAAGGGCGCGTCCCACCCGTTCGACCTCGATGCCTTCCTGGCCGGCACGCTGACGCCTGTATTCTTCGGCTCGGCTATCAACAACTTCGGCGTGCGCGAGATTCTCAACGCCCTGGTCGAATGGGCGCCGGCCCCCGGTGCGCGTGACGCCACGGTGCGCGACGTAGCGCCGGACGAAGCGCCGTTCTCGGGTTTCGTGTTCAAGATCCAGGCCAATATGGACCCGAAGCACCGCGACCGCATCGCCTTTCTGCGCGTGTGCTCGGGCAAGTTCGAGCGCGGCATGAAGATGAAGCACCTGCGCCTGAACCGCGATATCGCGGCATCGAGCGTGGTGACCTTCATGGCATCGAGCCGCGAGCAGGTCGAAGAGGCCTACGCCGGCGACATCATCGGCATTCCCAACCACGGCAATATCCAGATCGGCGACAGCTTCACTGAAGGCGAGGCGCTCAGCTTTACCGGCATCCCCTTCTTCGCTCCCGAGTTGTTCCGCAGCGTTCGCATCAAGAACCCGCTCAAGATCAAGCAATTGCACAAGGGTCTTCAGCAATTGGGTGAAGAAGGCGCGGTACAGGTCTTCCGTCCGGCTTCGGGCGGGGACCTGATCCTCGGCGCCGTCGGCGTGCTGCAGTTCGAAGTCGTCGCCTCGCGCCTGCAGGCCGAATACGGCGTCGATGCTGTGTTCGACAGCGCCTCGATTCATACCGCGCGCTGGGTCAGCTGCGAAGACTCGCGCATGCTGGACGACTTCGAGAAGAATCTGGCGATGAACGTGGCCCGCGATGCGGCGGATAACCTGACCTACCTCGCGACGTCGCGGGTCAACCTGGCGCTGATCCAGGAGCGCTGGCCCAAGATCCAGTTCCATGCGACACGCGAGCACGCCGCCAAGCTCAACTAAGGCGGGTGCGTTCAAGCGCATCGAAAAGGGCCGCATCAGCGGCCCTTTTTCTTGCTGCAGCGTGGAGCCTTACTGCTGCGACATGCGCTCGATCACCTTGATGATCGCGGACGAGTCGAGCTCACCCTCCCCCAGTCCCAGCAAGCCATTGATCAGTTGTGTAGTCTGGCTGCTGATCGGCAGCGACAAACCGAGCTGCCGCGCTGTGTCGAGCACGATGTGCATGTCCTTCTGGTGCAGGCGGCTCTTGAAGCCCGGCTTGAAATCGTGGTCGAGCATGCGCTTGCCGTGCACCTCGAGGATTTTGCTGCCGGCGAAGCCGCCCATCAATGCCTCCCGCACCTTGGCGGCATCGACATCGTTGCGGCGGGCAAAGGTGATTGCCTCGGCCACCGCAGCGATCGTGCCGGCCACGACGATCTGATTGCAGGCCTTGGCTACCTGCCCCGCCCCGCTCTCGCCGACATGGACGATATTCTTGCCGAGCACGTCGAGCAGCGGCTTGGCCCGTTCAAACGCCGCCTGCGGGCCGCCGACCATGATCGACAAGGTGCCGGCGATCGCACCGGCTTCGCCCCCCGACACGGGGGCATCGAGCAGCGTGATGTCTTTCTCGGCCAGACGCAGCGCCATCTGGCGTGTCTGCACCGGCAAGATGGTACTCATGTCGATGACGATCTGGCCCTGCCGCGCTGATTCGGCAATGCCGCCCTTGCCGAGCAGGACCTGCTCGACATCTGGGGTATCCGACACATTGAGGAAAATGATGTCGGCGACGGCCGCCAGCGCCTTGGGACTATCGTAGGCCACGGCGCCGGCATCGGTCAGCGGCTGGGTTGACTCGGTACGACGGGCATAGACATGCAGGGAATAGCCTGCCTTGATCAGATTGAGCGCGGTGGGGCGCCCCATGATGCCGAGCCCGATATAGCCGACTTGAGGTAGGGTCATGTTTGATCCTTGGTATTGCTGTCAGTGGAAGGAGTGTCCGGGAGCGACAGCACCGGCGCGGGGCCGGCGCCACCATTCTCGAGAAAATAGATGAAAGCGAGCAACTCGGCCACCGCGCGATACAGCTCGGGCGGAATATGCTGGTCGAGGTCGACCTGCATCAGCAAGGACACCAGCTCCGGGGATTCATGCACGAATACGCCGGCCTCGCGCGCGCGCTCGATGATCATCTCGGCCAGCAGCCCCCGCCCCTTGGCGACGACGCGCGGGGCTGTCGAGCCGGCCTGGTAGGCCATGGCGACGGACATCTGGCGCTGTTTCTGCGGGTCCATGCTCAACTGCCCGCCGTGTCGACCACGCTACCGCTCAGCTTGAGGCCGGCGGCCTGCAGTTGGGTGTCGAGCTTGCCGACGTGGCTGCGGATCTGCTCGGCCGTACCTTGCCGTGCCACCTGGAAATTGACCGAGACGGACTGCCCATGCAGGCTGACCCCCACCACGACATCACCGAGGTGGGGCATCGATAGCTTGAGCCGCGAATACCATACGCGTTCACCATCGGCGTTACCGCCCTCGCCTGGCTGTGTTGGCTGCTCCTCGACCAACCACTCCATCGGCTGGTTTGGCCAGGCCTGCCCCTGCCACAGCACCTGGCGCGTATCGAGGATGTCCAGCTGCTGCTGCACGATGTGGCGGAGCTGCGGCGCAAGATCAGCGGCATTCAGGCCGGGGGCCGGCTCCTTTTGCGCATGAACAGCGTCCGGCAACAACAGGGTGGCGGAACGCACACTGCCTGTTTGTGCCGATTCAGTTGCGCCTGCCGCTGCGCGGGCAGGTTCTGCCGTACTCGATGCTTTATCTGCTCCGGCGACTTGCGCCGTCGTCGAGGCGGTGGAAGGCGGGGCTTCCTGCCTGGCTTGCGGCTCGGCCTGCAGCGCCTGCAAGGTGCGCTGCCCGGTAACCCATTCCGCCTGATGTGATTCGTAAAAGAACCCGCTCTTGGCCAATTCCTCGTGCAGGCTGTCGGCCAGCTTGCCCGTGTCGGGTGCTGCCGCATCGATCAATGGTTGACTGGAAACCGCGGCAGGTGAGCCGCCCTTCTCTGCCACGCTGTTGATCAGCGAACCGAGAAATTTTGCCGTATCGCTGAATTTGACTTCGGGTTGCGCGTTGCCGAGCAAGGTCGCCAGGTCCTTGGTCAGCGCGAAGGTCGGACGAGGGTCGCCCTGGATGAAGGTCAGATCCAGGGTCTCGCCGGCCTGCGTGTTGGCCGGCAGATTCATGTCCAATACCTGGTTCTTGATCAATACCTCGAACCGGCCATTGGGCAGGCTCGCCATC harbors:
- a CDS encoding phosphonate degradation HD-domain oxygenase, which encodes MNPNVIESLDALSALYLGQGQSRYGGEAVSQLAHALQSAHAAEASGAAPSLIVAALLHDVGHLVAGQGNHDVANGIDDHHEAVGVNALRALFGDEVLQPIALHVAAKRYLCALHPDYLALLSDASRQSLALQGGPMTADEAARFSLRPYAAEAIGLRHCDDAAKAVDAITPPFEHYLAMAATLLKPAQ
- a CDS encoding putative 2-aminoethylphosphonate ABC transporter ATP-binding protein; protein product: MKNDLAFLLSKPQAAPGAGHDAGYLRISGLHKRFGQHTVLKGLDLGIGKGEFVCLLGPSGCGKTTLLRQIAGLDQPDAGAIVMQGRDITRLPPSQRDYGIVFQSYALFPNLTAAENIAYGLRGRREDRARRVRELLALIDLESIEQRYPAQLSGGQQQRVALARALATSPSLLLLDEPLSALDARVREHLRGEIKSLQEKLGITTIMVTHDQEEALLMADRVVVMNGGAIEQVGSPLDVYREPASRFVADFVGQANWLAATVSGPGRVSFGHEDIMVATLPQLASGSKVELFLRPEDVTLHAHWPATPDAVLADIVKLELLGPIYRVHLAVPAWGSQTVRADITHAQLHGLALTTERRVPVSLDVDRLKVFLPQGAAC
- a CDS encoding putative 2-aminoethylphosphonate ABC transporter permease subunit; the protein is MLTALHWPARPLASSSERAAGCLAWLLLLAMVVFIALPLAAILGKALTGEHGEFAGAGPILATLAQPGLERVIWNSLKVALTTTALVVPLAYLFAAAVTRTTMPLKPLFRVTALLPLLAPSLLPGISLVYLFGNQGMLKTWFPDGGIYGFTGIVMGEAFYTFPYAVMILLTALAVGDARLYEAATTLGAGRIRQFLTVTLPATRYGLVSAALVVFTLVVTDFGVPKVIGGQYPVLAVEAYKQVIGQQNFPRGAVIGLMLLVPAILSFLVDRHLHQRQTALVTAKAQPLRPAGGWLIRLLATACCSVLALWLVAMLGTAIAAGFMKLWPYNLAPTLAHFDFDDVDGGGWLAFYNSLKMALGTAVAGSVLVFLGAWCSEKLRVAGTARRTLHALAMLPMAVPGLVLGLGYIFFFNPANNPLHGLYGTMAILVCCSVAHFYTTAHLTAVTALKQLDPEFESVAASLKVPVWLTLWRVTLPACLPAMLEIARFFFVSAMTTVSAVIFLYTPDTALASVAVMNMDDAGDTAAAAAMATLIVVCSGAVCLLLALVSRGILPRSQRWRSTERH
- a CDS encoding 2-aminoethylphosphonate--pyruvate transaminase, which codes for MRDPILLTPGPLTTTLRTKTAMLIDWGSWDRSFNELTASVCADLLAIVNGAASHVCVPLQGSGTFAVEAAIGNLVPRHGKLLVMVNGAYGKRMAQAAEIIGRQVVTYETADDTPPDPRELARRLAADPAISHVGLIHCETSTGILNPLDQISGVVAAAGRALIVDAMSSFGALPIDVGSQPIAALIASSNKCLEGVPGMGFVIARQDALQASRGNSHSLAMDLLDQYEYMQKSGQWRYTPPTHVVAALRAALDQYREEGGQPARLARYAHNCERLVSGMRRYGFRLFLDAGLQAPIIVTFHAPAHPDYQFKRFYEAVREKGFVLYPGKLTQLDTFRVGCIGAIDHAEIDQAVSAIAQSLVDLGWHTENEE
- the phnX gene encoding phosphonoacetaldehyde hydrolase, yielding MSNTYQHLEAVIFDWAGTIVDFGSFAPTQVLLDVFGSVGVPIRLEEARVPMGLAKWDHIQALGRLPGVAARWRDKFGDAMRDADVDRLYRQFMPLQVARVGAYSQLIPGALDAVATLRGRGLKIGSCSGYPRVVMDALLPLAAAAGYTPDHTVATDDLSPGGRPGPWMALANVIELGVRDVRHCVKVDDTVPGIEEGLRAGMWTVGLAASGNAVGLSAAQWQALDDTAREQHRAPAVAELQAAGAHYVIDTVGELPAILDLIEARLQRGEQP
- a CDS encoding FAD-dependent oxidoreductase, which encodes MSDTFRPFWLAQALALDDAPPAPPATGPLDVDVCIVGGGYTGLWTAIQAKQARPDWRIAVIERDICGAGASGRNGGCMLTWSTKFLSLLALFGESEAVRLVRASEQAVGDMADFCQRHGIDAEIRLGGAVYAASNAAQTGALDRVFSALSQHGINRWRALTSAECLRQSGSARLSGGAASDAAGTLQPARLVRGLRRVAQQLGIGIYEHTPMLTLQAGQPSLVTTPQARIEARQVVLAINASMATAFPQFARSIVLVSSDMVVTAPQPAVIEALGLGRGQAVCDLRTFVHYWRSTPDGRLMLGKGGNDIPFGNRLRPGFDQPSRHRGQLARALRHFFPALSDTPIDASWNGASDRSATGFPFFGRLTGPGQVHYGFGYSGNGVVQSYLGGQILSSLLLGRDDAWTRSGLARGPLALFPPEPLRWCGATLVRNAIRRKEIAEDEGRPPARLDRYLSRYASMAAKAD